One Vicugna pacos chromosome X, VicPac4, whole genome shotgun sequence DNA window includes the following coding sequences:
- the LOC107035041 gene encoding E3 ubiquitin-protein ligase Midline-1: MSICSSTCLHLGYTDPEEGRREHTHLVTHRACGRSVLKTLDRTAPAAPLHAQQNLQYDHLRWFFHSEHTVGRSNSLCNSADSWMIVPNIKQNHYTVHGLQSGTKYIFIVKAINQAGSRSSEPGKLKTNSQPFKLDPKSAHRKLKVSHDNLTVERDESSSKKSHTPERFTSQGSYGVAGNVFIDSGRHYWEVVISGSTWCRTDAGMQSSLEGSADLN, from the exons ATGAGTATCTGTTCCAGTACCTGCCTTCATCTGGGATATACAGATCCAGAAGAGGGACGGCGGGAACATACG CACCTAGTCACACATCGTGCCTGTGGACGGTCGGTCCTGAAGACCCTGGACAGAACCGCCCCTGCTGCTCCTCTCCACGCTCAACAGAATTTGCAATATGACCATCTTCGCTGGTTTTTCCATTCAGAGCACACAGTGGGAAGATCTAATA GTCTGTGCAACTCGGCCGACAGCTGGATGATCGTGCCCAACATCAAGCAGAACCACTACACGGTCCACGGCCTGCAGAGCGGCACCAAGTACATCTTCATCGTCAAGGCCATCAACCAGGCGGGCAGCCGCAGCAGTGAGCCTGGGAAGTTGAAGACAAACA GCCAACCATTTAAACTGGACCCCAAATCTGCACATCGCAAGCTAAAGGTGTCCCATGATAACTTGACGGTAGAACGTGATGAATCCTCCTCCAAAAAGAGCCACACGCCTGAACGCTTCACCAGCCAGGGGAGCTATGGTGTAGCTGGCAACGTGTTCATTGACAGTGGCCGCCATTACTGGGAAGTGGTCATAAGCGGAAGCACATG